The Bosea sp. AS-1 region AGGCCGATATTGGCCTCGGCCAGCCCTGCTTCTCCGAGCTTCTGCCAGATGGCGAAGAGATCGCGCTGGCGCACATGCGGCAGCACGAGGTTCTGCGCATGGGTGACGCGCAGCTCGTCGGAAGAGTATCGCTCGGCGAGGTCCGCGACGGCACGCATCTGCGCGGAACTGGCATCGCCCGGCGCCTGGCCGAGGGGCTTCAGCGAAACCGTTGCCGCTACGTAACCCGGCACCTTGTGAGGCGTTGTATTGACCTCGACCCAGCGCGCGAAGGCCGGGTTGCCGGCCTTCGCCGCTTCGAGCGTGTTGCTGATCGCAGGTAGCGCCTCATAGGCGGGCGGGGCGAAATAGGCGGCGATGCGCGCGACTTCTTCCGGGTCGGCATTGATCGAAGGGCCGTCCAGCTGGGCGAATTCGGCCTCGACGCGGCGGATGAACTCCTCGGCACCGATCTCGTGGACGAGGATCTTGACGCGCGCCTTGTATTTGTTGTCGCGCCGGCCTTCGAGATTGTAGACGCGCAGGATCGCCTCGAGATAGGCGAGCAGATCCTGCTTCGGCAGGTAGTCACGGACCACCTTGGCGATCATCGGCGTGCGGCCGAGCCCTCCACCCACGCTGACCTCGTAGCAGATTTCATGCGTGTCGGGGTGCCGCCGCAGGCGCAGGCCGATATCGTGCGCCTTGGTGACGGCCCGGTCCTCGTCCGCCCCCGTGACGGCGATCTTGAACTTGCGCGGCAGATAGCTGAACTCGGGATGGGCCGAGGACCATTGCCGGATCAGCTCGGCCGTCGGGCGCGGATCCTCGATCTCGTCCTGCGCGACGCCGGCGAAGTGGTCGGCGGTGACGTTGCGGATGCAATTGCCGGATGTCTGGATGCAGTGCATCTCGACATCGGCAAGCAAGCCGAGGATCTCGGGGATCTCGCGCAGCTTCGGCCAGTTGAACTGCAGGTTCTGGCGGGTGGTGAAGTGGCCATAGCCGCGGTCGTATTTTTCGCCGATCAGGGCGAGCTGGCGCAATTGCCGGGAATTCAGCGTGCCGTAGGGCACGGCGATCCGCAGCATATAGGCGTGGAGCTGGAGATAGACGCCGTTCTTGAGCCGGAGCGGCTTGAACTCGTCCTCGGTCAGCGAGCCGTCGAGCCGCCGGGAAACCTGGTCGGCGAATTGCGCGACCCGCTCGCGGACGAAACGCTCGTCGAATTCATCGTAGCGATACATGCTTCAACCTTTGGGCGCGGAGGCAATGCCTTCGCCGGCCTGCTTGCCGAGATCGGGACGGTTGCTGGGGCCGAGCGTCTTGAAGCGCTCGCGGAAGTGGCGCGGCACCGGGCCGCCGCTCTCGAGCGCGACATCGACGAGATAGGCGTCGACGACCTTGTTGCCGCGGAGCTCGGCGGCTGCGAAGGTTTCGAGACGATCGGCTGCGATATCGTCGCCGGCGACGAGGGACTGCGCCGGATCCCGCGTCCAGCTCAGCGACCCTGCACCATCGGCCGTCGCGAAAACGACATCGCCATCGAGCAGATCGTTCGCCAGCAGGATCGCCGGCAGCGGCACGCGCTTGGCCACGGCAGCCATCATGCGATCTCCGGCTGGCGGAGCTTGGCAGGGCGGTCGAAGACTTTCAGGCGCACCAAGGCTTGCATCCGCTACGTTCGTTTTTCCGAACGAGCAAAATAAAGCAGAGGCTCCGCCGCATCAATTCACATCAAGTAGCGTGTTTTTCTCAATTACCATTCAACTGGAGTAAATTCATCTTGCGGCCATCCCGGCGCAGGCCTTGCAAGAGCGGTTCGGCCTGGATGCGGAATGGCCGAAGATGACACGCGACGTCCTGAAATCGAACATTGAGCCGATGCGCGCGGGGCGTTCCGGCGGCTTTTTCGCATCGTTGCCCAGTGCGGGGGACATCCTCGATCGCAATGGCGGCGAGGGGCCTGGTTTCAACGCGCTGCGCCTCATCCTCTCGCTGACCATTCTCGCGGTCCATTCCTGCTGGGTCGCCGGTGCCGATACGGGCGAGGACTGGACCGGCTGGCACGGCCTTTTCCTGCTCAGCCTCGTCCCGGCCTTCTTTGCCCTCAGCGGTTTCCTCGTCACCGGCAGTGCGCTGCGTACTGGCGCGGTGCGGCCGTTCATCACCCTGCGCGCCATCCGCATCGTCCCCGCGCTGTTCGTCGAGATCGCGCTCTCGGCGCTGGTGCTCGGGCCGCTGCTGACGACCTGGGCGCTGCGCGACTATGTCTCGGATGTCCGGTTCTGGGAGTATTTCGGCAATGTCGTCGGCCGCATCCGCTTCGAATTGCCCGGCGTGTTCGAGACCAATCCCGTCGCGAACACGGTCAACCAGAACCTCTGGACGCTGAAGCCCGAATTCTATTGCTACATCGCGATGTCCGTCATGATCGCCGTGGGCCTTCTGCGCCGCCGTGTTCTCTTCGCGGTGCTATCGGCCGGCATCGTCCTCGCCGCGACGGTCGCTGCCTATCAGCGAGGCTTCGGCGTCACCGAAGGCAATTACCACTGGACCGTCGTGGTGTTCTATTTCCTGGTCGGCTGCCTCTATTTCCAATGGCGCGACCGGCTGAAGATGCATTGGAGCCTGTGCGCCGTCGCCTTGCTGGCGTCGATCGGCCTGATGTCAGCGCCGCGCGAGCTCTCTTTCCTCGTGCCACCCTTCCTGACCTATTGTGTGGTCTATCTCGGGCTCCTGCCGCTCAGGCTGCCGGAGCGCATCCGCAAGCTCGACGTCTCCTACGGCATCTATCTCTATGGCTTTCCGATCCAGCAGGCGCTGGTCAGCCAGGTCGATTTCGTCCACGGCAGCGGGCTCGTGCTCTTCGCGGTGTCGGCGCCGCTCGTCGTCCTGTTCGCGCTGTTCTCCTGGCTCTGGATCGAGAAACCTTTCCTGGCGGTGAAGCCTTATGTGCTCGGCCAGAAGCCTTGGCGCCGCGTGTCTCGTCCGGTCATGCTGCCGGCCGAATGACCGGCCACGTCAACCCGTCTTCAACCGCATCCGTCGCAGCAGTTCGAGCCCCATCACCGCCAGCGCGAACAGGGTCCAGAGCGGGTCGGAGCGGTTGAGCAGGAAACTCTCCAGCATCCCGACATAGGTCATGAAGATCACGATCATGGCGAAGAGATCGGCAAGCCTCTTGCCGGCGGGCTTTTGCGCCGCCGTCAGGTAGTTCCGCAACGGCCGGATCATCAGCAGCCAGAGGGTGACGACCGCGCCCGGGATACCGAACATCAGCATCGCGTCGAGATAGCTGTTGTGGCCCGAGCCGATGCCGCGCACGTCCCAGCTCGCTTCGTAGTTCTCCTCCAGCCCGGTGACGACCGGCGTCTGCCAGAAGCTGGCATAGCCGTATCCGGACCAGGGGCGTTCCGCGATCCGGGAGAGGGCGAACTTCCAGATCTCGTCGCGCCCCGTATAGGTCGGGTCCGGGATCAGTGCCGCCCCGATCTGGTGCAACTGCGGCGACATCACCGTGCCGACGGTAAGGCAGGCGATCACCGCCACCATCAGAAGATGCAGGGCGATCGCGAGCCCCGGCCTGCCGGTGATCCGGCCGAACAGGACGAGCCCGATCGCGATCGGCAGGAAGCCGAGCGTCGT contains the following coding sequences:
- a CDS encoding nitrite/sulfite reductase; the protein is MYRYDEFDERFVRERVAQFADQVSRRLDGSLTEDEFKPLRLKNGVYLQLHAYMLRIAVPYGTLNSRQLRQLALIGEKYDRGYGHFTTRQNLQFNWPKLREIPEILGLLADVEMHCIQTSGNCIRNVTADHFAGVAQDEIEDPRPTAELIRQWSSAHPEFSYLPRKFKIAVTGADEDRAVTKAHDIGLRLRRHPDTHEICYEVSVGGGLGRTPMIAKVVRDYLPKQDLLAYLEAILRVYNLEGRRDNKYKARVKILVHEIGAEEFIRRVEAEFAQLDGPSINADPEEVARIAAYFAPPAYEALPAISNTLEAAKAGNPAFARWVEVNTTPHKVPGYVAATVSLKPLGQAPGDASSAQMRAVADLAERYSSDELRVTHAQNLVLPHVRQRDLFAIWQKLGEAGLAEANIGLVTDIISCPGLDYCALATARSIPIAQAIQLRFSDEARQREIGPLGIKISGCINACGHHHVGHIGILGLEKRGIESYQITLGGDPSENAAIGEILGPGLAAEDVPDAIERIVAVYLAERRDGESFIDNVRRIGLAPFKAAFQEAPRAAA
- a CDS encoding DUF2849 domain-containing protein; its protein translation is MMAAVAKRVPLPAILLANDLLDGDVVFATADGAGSLSWTRDPAQSLVAGDDIAADRLETFAAAELRGNKVVDAYLVDVALESGGPVPRHFRERFKTLGPSNRPDLGKQAGEGIASAPKG
- a CDS encoding acyltransferase, producing MTRDVLKSNIEPMRAGRSGGFFASLPSAGDILDRNGGEGPGFNALRLILSLTILAVHSCWVAGADTGEDWTGWHGLFLLSLVPAFFALSGFLVTGSALRTGAVRPFITLRAIRIVPALFVEIALSALVLGPLLTTWALRDYVSDVRFWEYFGNVVGRIRFELPGVFETNPVANTVNQNLWTLKPEFYCYIAMSVMIAVGLLRRRVLFAVLSAGIVLAATVAAYQRGFGVTEGNYHWTVVVFYFLVGCLYFQWRDRLKMHWSLCAVALLASIGLMSAPRELSFLVPPFLTYCVVYLGLLPLRLPERIRKLDVSYGIYLYGFPIQQALVSQVDFVHGSGLVLFAVSAPLVVLFALFSWLWIEKPFLAVKPYVLGQKPWRRVSRPVMLPAE